In Pseudomonas sp. MM213, a genomic segment contains:
- a CDS encoding lipopolysaccharide kinase InaA family protein — protein MTDFLAAEDRALLERHGLGNFDALWARQLDAVDEPNTVRGGWSSVFRLDLEGHGFYLKRQSNYQMRTLHAPFGEPSFAREFRNISRYEKLGIPALKAAFFGERKVDGEVRAILLTRALDGWDDLDSLLQRWSELSGAQHSAILQACGELARRLHAARQVHGCFYPKHIFLRATGDGYQAQLIDLEKTRPLLWGRRDRVKDLEPLTRRAPEWSDAQVRELLAAYLDQSQDSSLIDSWLARLTARRSHKEAR, from the coding sequence ATGACTGATTTTCTGGCTGCTGAAGACCGTGCGCTACTGGAGCGCCACGGCCTCGGCAACTTCGATGCGCTTTGGGCCAGGCAGCTTGATGCCGTGGATGAGCCCAACACCGTGCGCGGTGGCTGGAGCAGCGTGTTTCGGCTGGATCTTGAAGGTCACGGCTTCTACCTCAAACGGCAAAGCAACTACCAGATGCGCACGTTGCATGCGCCGTTTGGCGAACCCAGTTTTGCCCGGGAATTTCGCAACATCAGTCGTTATGAAAAACTTGGCATTCCGGCGCTGAAAGCGGCGTTCTTCGGTGAGCGCAAAGTCGATGGCGAAGTCCGGGCGATTCTGCTGACCCGTGCGCTGGACGGTTGGGATGACCTGGATTCGCTGTTGCAGCGCTGGTCGGAGTTAAGTGGTGCGCAGCACTCGGCGATTTTGCAGGCGTGTGGCGAGCTGGCTCGGCGCCTGCACGCGGCGCGTCAGGTTCATGGCTGCTTCTATCCCAAACACATTTTTCTGCGGGCCACGGGCGACGGTTACCAGGCTCAATTGATCGACCTGGAGAAAACCCGGCCGCTGCTGTGGGGCCGACGTGACCGGGTCAAGGATCTGGAACCGTTGACGCGGCGGGCGCCCGAGTGGAGCGATGCGCAGGTACGTGAATTGCTGGCCGCTTACCTGGATCAATCGCAGGACAGTTCGCTGATCGACAGCTGGCTGGCGCGACTGACCGCGCGGCGCAGCCACAAGGAGGCGCGCTGA
- a CDS encoding lipopolysaccharide kinase InaA family protein, whose amino-acid sequence MRLSELKNTGRSPALPLSVSLADAAGPAELQLLSLLRVLPGQRYVGAGVWRGRPVLAKLLVGTKAARHFQRELDGVRLLAAQGLTTPQLLADGLKDGEGGWLLFDFLEGAESLGDTWKQVEHLPVLADGQGAVLAEALGAIGQMHRKGLWQEDLHLDNLLRQGGRLYLIDGAGICSETPGQPLSRQKVLENLGVFFAQLPKALEPFTEELLVYYLLSNGEHALPMEALQKQIDKVRSWRLKDFLIKVGRECTLFSVQRGAFGLRAIRREEETAMLPVLEQADALLDQGHLYKTGGAASVGKVAVDGRTLVIKRYNIKGFAHWLKRFWRPSRAWHSWREGNRLAFLGFATPKPLAVLEKRFLWLRSRAYLVTEHLAGPDIIERFAPYVESGEAPEAELVALDQLFAELIRERISHGDFKGHNLFWQEDRWALIDLDAMRQHGSLASFAPAYARDRARFMRNWPESSALYQVIDQRLPKEIASAA is encoded by the coding sequence ATGCGTTTGTCCGAACTGAAAAACACCGGCCGTAGCCCGGCTCTGCCGCTGAGCGTTTCACTGGCCGATGCCGCCGGTCCTGCCGAGTTGCAATTGTTGAGTCTGTTGCGGGTGTTGCCGGGCCAGCGTTATGTCGGCGCCGGTGTCTGGCGTGGTCGTCCGGTGCTGGCCAAGTTGTTGGTCGGCACCAAGGCGGCCCGGCATTTTCAGCGAGAACTGGACGGTGTTCGCTTGCTCGCCGCTCAAGGTCTGACCACGCCGCAGCTGCTGGCCGACGGCTTGAAGGACGGCGAGGGCGGCTGGCTGCTGTTCGATTTCCTTGAAGGCGCCGAGAGCCTGGGGGATACCTGGAAACAGGTCGAGCACTTGCCGGTGCTCGCGGATGGGCAAGGGGCCGTGTTGGCCGAGGCGTTGGGCGCGATCGGCCAGATGCACCGCAAAGGGCTGTGGCAGGAAGACCTGCACCTGGACAACCTGCTGCGCCAGGGCGGTCGACTGTATCTGATCGACGGCGCCGGGATCTGTAGCGAAACCCCCGGCCAGCCATTGTCGCGGCAGAAAGTCCTGGAAAACCTCGGGGTGTTTTTCGCCCAGTTGCCCAAGGCGCTGGAGCCTTTCACCGAAGAATTGCTGGTCTATTACCTGCTGAGCAATGGCGAGCATGCCTTGCCCATGGAAGCGTTGCAGAAACAGATCGACAAGGTCCGCAGCTGGCGCCTCAAGGACTTCCTGATCAAGGTCGGACGCGAATGCACGCTGTTCAGTGTGCAGCGCGGGGCCTTCGGGTTGCGGGCGATTCGCCGCGAGGAAGAAACAGCGATGTTGCCGGTGCTGGAGCAGGCCGATGCATTGCTCGATCAGGGCCATCTGTACAAGACCGGCGGCGCGGCGAGTGTCGGAAAAGTCGCGGTGGACGGTCGGACGCTGGTAATCAAGCGCTACAACATCAAAGGCTTTGCCCACTGGCTCAAGCGCTTCTGGCGCCCGAGCCGTGCCTGGCACTCATGGCGCGAAGGCAATCGGCTGGCATTCCTTGGTTTTGCCACGCCGAAACCGCTGGCCGTGCTGGAAAAACGTTTTCTCTGGTTGCGCAGCCGGGCGTATCTGGTGACCGAGCATTTGGCGGGGCCGGACATCATCGAGCGGTTTGCGCCGTACGTTGAAAGCGGTGAAGCGCCCGAGGCAGAGCTGGTGGCGCTGGATCAGTTGTTTGCAGAGCTGATTCGCGAGCGGATCAGTCATGGCGACTTCAAGGGCCACAACCTGTTCTGGCAGGAAGATCGCTGGGCACTGATCGATCTGGACGCGATGCGTCAGCACGGCTCGCTCGCCAGCTTCGCCCCGGCGTATGCGCGGGACCGGGCGCGGTTCATGCGCAATTGGCCTGAGAGCAGCGCGCTGTATCAGGTTATCGATCAGCGGCTGCCCAAAGAAATCGCCAGCGCTGCCTGA
- a CDS encoding YceK/YidQ family lipoprotein: MTIKTAVLLGTFSLALSGCGTAVTVLQNDEDAARDLRKQKTYCQSIPRIYSGMAYDFCVLNAPPDPTGFLVPLVLLDLALSGALDTVALPYTIYRQGVDGNLRIYWRPGRG, translated from the coding sequence TTGACGATTAAAACGGCTGTTCTGCTCGGCACATTCTCACTGGCGCTATCTGGCTGCGGCACCGCCGTCACCGTCCTGCAAAATGACGAAGACGCGGCGCGTGACCTGCGCAAACAAAAAACCTACTGCCAGTCCATCCCGCGAATCTACAGCGGGATGGCCTACGATTTTTGTGTGCTGAATGCACCGCCGGACCCCACGGGTTTTCTTGTACCGCTGGTTTTGCTGGACCTGGCGTTGTCCGGTGCGCTGGACACCGTTGCCTTGCCGTACACGATTTACCGGCAGGGGGTCGATGGCAATCTCAGGATTTACTGGCGGCCGGGTCGCGGATGA
- a CDS encoding carbamoyltransferase family protein encodes MALTILGLSGALSHDPSAALYIDGKLVAAAEEERFVRDKHAKNRMPYESAKFCLEQAGIKPSDVDVVAIPFAPISLFGKARWHYAKRYWYAPDRALDAILMGNRRYKRYRNKIVWCLEQLGFDPKKIKIEPVEHHLAHASSAYHCSGFKEKTAILGIDGKGEYATTFFGYGENGKIHKIKEFFDPDSLGGLYGAITEFLGFEMLDGEFKVMGMAPYGDASKYDFSRLASFENGELVINTDYANVIGLRRYKEKGKGFYFSPKLIEWLGPKREGDIADEPYIHYAASMQALFEKLALQMIDHYLGDVLKETGKLAFAGGCALNVKLNQKIIARDDVKELFVQPASGDAGTAVGAAAYVSHARGVPVEKMEHVYLGPSYSNEDVLAACARHPSKPVWRKLENMPENIAKIMVDGNPVAWFQGRMEFGPRALGGRSIIGCPSATGVADRINHQIKFRERWRPFCPSMLDTVAPQMIKIDHPAPFMTFTFEVAEEWKTRVPEVVHEDGTSRAQVLKREYNPRYYDMMKALEVLTGNGVSLNTSLNRRGEPMICSPTDALNMFFGSDLQYLIMEDILVVKEGADAYDTLG; translated from the coding sequence GTGGCATTGACGATTCTTGGCCTGTCCGGCGCCCTTAGCCATGATCCTTCCGCAGCCTTGTACATCGACGGCAAGCTGGTCGCGGCGGCTGAAGAAGAGCGCTTTGTGCGCGATAAACATGCAAAGAACCGCATGCCATACGAATCGGCGAAGTTCTGCCTCGAGCAGGCGGGCATCAAGCCGTCCGACGTTGACGTGGTTGCGATTCCGTTCGCACCGATCAGCCTGTTCGGCAAGGCGCGCTGGCACTACGCCAAGCGTTACTGGTACGCCCCGGACCGCGCCCTCGACGCGATCCTGATGGGCAACCGTCGCTACAAGCGCTATCGCAACAAGATCGTCTGGTGCCTGGAGCAACTGGGCTTCGACCCGAAGAAAATCAAGATCGAGCCCGTCGAGCATCACCTGGCTCACGCTTCCAGCGCTTACCACTGTTCCGGTTTCAAAGAGAAAACCGCGATCCTCGGCATCGACGGCAAGGGTGAGTACGCCACGACCTTCTTCGGTTACGGCGAAAACGGCAAGATCCACAAGATCAAGGAATTCTTCGATCCGGATTCCCTCGGCGGCCTGTACGGTGCGATCACCGAGTTCCTCGGTTTCGAGATGCTCGACGGCGAGTTCAAGGTCATGGGCATGGCGCCGTACGGCGACGCCAGCAAGTACGACTTCTCGCGTCTGGCCTCGTTCGAGAACGGCGAGCTGGTGATCAACACCGACTACGCCAACGTCATCGGCCTGCGCCGTTATAAAGAGAAGGGCAAGGGTTTCTACTTCTCGCCGAAGCTGATCGAGTGGCTGGGTCCCAAGCGCGAAGGCGACATCGCCGACGAGCCGTACATCCACTACGCCGCGAGCATGCAAGCGCTGTTCGAGAAACTGGCGTTGCAGATGATCGACCATTACCTGGGCGACGTGCTCAAGGAAACCGGCAAGCTGGCCTTCGCCGGCGGCTGTGCGTTGAACGTCAAGCTCAACCAGAAAATCATCGCCCGTGACGACGTCAAAGAGCTGTTCGTCCAGCCTGCGTCCGGCGATGCCGGCACCGCGGTCGGCGCGGCGGCTTACGTGTCTCACGCCCGTGGCGTGCCAGTCGAGAAGATGGAACACGTCTACCTCGGCCCGTCGTACAGCAACGAAGACGTGCTGGCAGCATGCGCCCGTCACCCGAGCAAGCCGGTATGGCGCAAGCTCGAGAACATGCCGGAAAACATTGCCAAAATCATGGTCGACGGCAACCCGGTCGCGTGGTTCCAGGGTCGCATGGAGTTCGGTCCGCGTGCCTTGGGCGGTCGTTCGATCATCGGTTGCCCGAGCGCGACCGGCGTGGCTGATCGCATCAACCACCAGATCAAGTTCCGCGAGCGCTGGAGGCCTTTCTGCCCGTCGATGCTCGACACCGTCGCGCCGCAGATGATCAAGATCGATCACCCGGCGCCGTTCATGACCTTCACCTTCGAAGTGGCTGAAGAGTGGAAAACCCGCGTGCCGGAAGTCGTCCACGAAGACGGCACGTCCCGGGCCCAGGTGCTCAAGCGCGAATACAACCCGCGCTACTACGACATGATGAAGGCGCTGGAAGTGCTGACCGGCAACGGCGTGTCGCTGAACACTTCGCTCAACCGTCGTGGCGAGCCGATGATCTGCTCGCCGACGGATGCCCTGAACATGTTCTTCGGCTCCGACCTGCAGTATCTGATCATGGAAGACATCCTGGTGGTCAAAGAGGGCGCGGACGCATATGACACGCTCGGCTGA
- a CDS encoding glycosyltransferase has translation MTRSAERHVLQFCHGYDGPFLDCARQYASLFAGTGYRVTTVFLTGVADSEVAAGCASDEVLFMEYSSKAIRGLKLGAIGDLRKIAASRNFSFCIAHRFKPIYIALLGTSLPVIGVHHAFDDYKRGTRKLFAHVFRKRLSLLGVSDAVRDDMRGCLPKWPAGRIQTLYNRIDVQTLQDSQVSVREARETLGLSMDAWVVGNVGRLHPDKDQATLLEGFATALPGLPANSQLVVLGTGRLEQDLKAQARELGIGDRVLFLGQVPEARRYFRAFDVFALSSDHEPFGMVLLEAMAAGVPLLATACGGAKEVVEGVGILFPLGDAGHLAQGLHHLAAMDEQQRRQCAELMLDRLRERFSDRAVRDAFWRLPHVTELAPRG, from the coding sequence ATGACACGCTCGGCTGAACGCCATGTGCTGCAGTTCTGTCACGGCTATGACGGGCCGTTTCTGGACTGCGCCCGGCAGTACGCCAGCCTGTTCGCGGGGACCGGATATCGAGTGACCACGGTGTTTCTGACCGGGGTTGCAGACAGCGAGGTTGCCGCGGGCTGTGCTTCCGATGAAGTGTTGTTCATGGAATACAGCTCCAAGGCCATTCGTGGCCTGAAGCTGGGTGCCATCGGCGATCTGCGCAAGATCGCCGCTTCGCGCAACTTCAGCTTCTGCATCGCTCATCGTTTCAAGCCGATCTACATCGCCTTGCTGGGCACTTCGTTGCCGGTCATCGGTGTGCATCATGCGTTTGATGACTACAAGCGCGGCACTCGCAAGCTCTTCGCCCATGTTTTCCGCAAGCGACTGAGCCTGCTCGGGGTTTCCGACGCGGTGCGCGATGACATGCGCGGTTGCTTGCCGAAATGGCCGGCCGGGCGGATTCAGACACTCTATAACCGCATCGATGTGCAAACCTTGCAAGACAGCCAGGTGTCCGTTCGTGAAGCCCGGGAAACCCTGGGGTTGTCGATGGATGCCTGGGTTGTCGGCAACGTCGGACGGCTGCATCCGGACAAGGATCAGGCCACGTTGCTGGAAGGTTTTGCGACGGCTCTGCCGGGTTTGCCGGCTAACAGCCAACTGGTCGTTTTGGGTACCGGTCGGCTGGAGCAGGACCTCAAGGCCCAGGCCCGCGAGTTGGGTATTGGCGATCGCGTACTGTTCCTTGGGCAGGTGCCCGAGGCTCGGCGTTATTTCCGTGCCTTCGATGTGTTTGCCCTGAGTTCCGATCACGAGCCGTTCGGCATGGTGCTGCTGGAGGCCATGGCTGCCGGCGTGCCGTTGCTCGCCACGGCGTGTGGCGGCGCGAAGGAAGTGGTGGAAGGCGTTGGCATTCTGTTCCCGTTGGGCGATGCCGGGCACCTGGCTCAAGGGCTGCACCATCTGGCCGCAATGGATGAGCAACAACGTCGCCAGTGCGCCGAGCTGATGCTCGACCGCTTGCGTGAGCGCTTCTCCGACCGTGCCGTACGCGATGCTTTCTGGCGTTTGCCACACGTTACCGAACTGGCGCCGAGGGGCTGA